A DNA window from Zingiber officinale cultivar Zhangliang chromosome 3A, Zo_v1.1, whole genome shotgun sequence contains the following coding sequences:
- the LOC122052470 gene encoding protein kinase PINOID-like: MLDLALDSDGDVGLEVINSSQSSMSSSGDSRSSFSRLSFDTAGPVPLEATVELPAGLRPCAPTRLPSKPHRSSDPAWAAISCRSLPANLGPRDFKLLRRISSGDIGTVYLCRLRDEASPHPYAMKVVDKLALSKKKKLDRAATEKRILRILDHPFLPTLYADFDASPHYSCVVMEYCSGGDLHTLRHRQPRQRFSVAATRFYAAEVLLALEYLHMLGIVYRDLKPENILIRSDGHIMLSDFDLSLESTSSPTLEPIATSTPADRGHSAAENGERFPADPSCLPFLARRPPPHMATKADPWRFVAEPVDARSCSFVGTHEYVAPEVAAGQPHGSAVDWWAYGILLYELLYGRTPFAGPTNLQTLHNIVKQPLSFPTADPSSSAAKDLIASLLAKDPTARLGSRRGAADVKAHPFFKGINLALMRSHRPPVLPGPIRSHSRKQPPMPNQFEFF, translated from the exons ATGTTGGATTTGGCGCTGGATTCCGATGGCGACGTCGGGCTGGAAGTGATTAACTCCAGCCAGAGCTCGATGAGCAGCAGTGGCGACAGCCGGAGTAGTTTCTCGCGTCTTTCATTTGATACTGCTGGACCTGTGCCGCTGGAGGCGACGGTGGAGCTCCCCGCCGGTCTTCGCCCCTGTGCTCCGACCCGGCTTCCCTCCAAGCCGCACCGCTCGTCGGATCCGGCCTGGGCCGCGATTAGTTGTCGGTCTCTTCCCGCCAATCTCGGCCCCCGGGACTTCAAGCTCCTCCGCCGCATTAGCAGCGGCGACATCGGAACTGTCTATCTCTGCCGCCTGCGCGACGAGGCCTCGCCGCACCCGTACGCGATGAAGGTGGTCGACAAGTTGGCGCTgtccaagaagaagaagctcgatAGGGCGGCGACGGAGAAGAGGATCCTCCGGATCCTCGATCACCCCTTTCTCCCCACTCTCTACGCCGACTTCGATGCTTCGCCGCATTACTCCTGCGTCGTGATGGAATACTGCAGCGGCGGAGACCTTCACACGCTCCGCCACCGCCAGCCCCGCCAACGCTTCTCCGTCGCCGCCACCAG GTTCTACGCGGCGGAGGTGCTGCTCGCCCTAGAGTATCTTCACATGCTCGGTATCGTCTACCGCGACCTGAAGCCGGAGAACATCCTCATCCGCTCCGACGGCCACATCATGCTCTCCGACTTCGACCTCTCCCTGGAGTCCACCTCCTCGCCCACCCTCGAGCCCATCGCCACCTCCACCCCGGCGGACAGGGGCCACTCTGCCGCTGAAAACGGCGAGCGCTTCCCTGCCGATCCCTCCTGCCTCCCCTTCCTCGCTCGCCGGCCGCCACCCCACATGGCCACGAAGGCCGACCCTTGGCGCTTCGTCGCGGAGCCTGTCGACGCTCGGTCGTGCTCCTTCGTGGGTACTCACGAGTACGTCGCGCCAGAGGTCGCCGCAGGCCAGCCCCACGGCAGCGCCGTCGACTGGTGGGCCTACGGCATCCTCCTCTACGAGCTCCTCTACGGGCGCACTCCCTTCGCCGGGCCCACCAACCTGCAGACTCTCCACAACATCGTCAAGCAGCCGCTATCCTTCCCGACGGCCGACCCTTCCTCGTCGGCGGCGAAGGATCTCATCGCCAGCCTGCTGGCTAAGGACCCCACCGCCCGCCTCGGCTCCCGGCGCGGCGCGGCGGACGTCAAGGCGCACCCTTTCTTCAAGGGCATCAACCTGGCGCTCATGCGCTCGCACCGGCCGCCGGTCCTGCCCGGTCCGATCCGCTCCCACTCCCGTAAGCAGCCCCCCATGCCAAACCAGTTCGAGTTCTTCTAA